Proteins from a genomic interval of Asticcacaulis sp. AND118:
- the murA gene encoding UDP-N-acetylglucosamine 1-carboxyvinyltransferase translates to MDRIALEGGVPLKGDIPVSGAKNSAIKLMAASLLTSEPVRLTNMPRLADTRLLGRLLQRFGTQITETNGPDGHQETLLHTPEITSAFAPYDLVRQMRASFNVLGPLLARTGHAKVSLPGGCTIGARPVDLHLKALEALGAHIDMHEGYVFAQAPRGLKGAEIEFPFVSVGATEHALMAATLAHGTTVFRNAACEPEIVDLAECLNAMGAKISGAGTPTLVVEGVTSLKGADWSVICDRIEAGTYALAGAVMAGSEVRLTKVRPELIGILLDKMRQAGCDIETTDSTVTIRRGPGRLKAVDITTEVYPGFATDLQAQFMALMTLAEGESTVRETIFENRFMHVPELGRLGANISVQHGGEAKVTGVEELRGAQVMATDLRASACLVIAGLAARGETIINRVYHLDRGFENLEGKLSACGARIRRLKGDDPIEEE, encoded by the coding sequence ATGGATCGTATTGCGTTGGAAGGCGGCGTGCCGCTTAAGGGTGACATTCCCGTCAGCGGGGCGAAGAATTCCGCGATCAAGCTGATGGCGGCGTCGCTGCTGACGTCTGAGCCCGTGCGCCTGACCAATATGCCGCGACTGGCCGATACGCGCCTGCTGGGCCGTCTGCTGCAACGCTTCGGCACGCAGATCACCGAGACCAACGGGCCGGACGGTCATCAGGAGACGCTTCTCCACACGCCGGAAATCACCTCGGCCTTCGCGCCCTACGATCTGGTGCGTCAGATGCGCGCCTCGTTCAATGTGCTGGGGCCGTTGCTGGCGCGCACCGGCCATGCCAAGGTGTCGCTGCCCGGCGGCTGCACCATCGGCGCGCGTCCGGTCGATCTGCACCTCAAAGCGCTTGAGGCGCTGGGCGCGCATATCGACATGCACGAAGGTTATGTCTTCGCTCAGGCCCCGCGCGGCCTGAAAGGCGCCGAGATCGAGTTCCCCTTCGTCTCGGTCGGTGCGACCGAGCACGCCCTGATGGCGGCGACCTTGGCCCACGGTACGACCGTGTTTAGGAACGCCGCCTGTGAACCGGAAATCGTCGATCTGGCCGAATGCCTGAACGCCATGGGCGCGAAGATCAGCGGGGCAGGGACCCCGACCCTGGTCGTCGAAGGCGTCACCTCGCTCAAGGGCGCCGACTGGTCGGTCATCTGCGACCGCATCGAAGCCGGCACCTATGCGCTGGCCGGGGCCGTCATGGCCGGCAGCGAAGTGCGCCTGACCAAGGTGCGGCCGGAACTGATCGGCATTCTGCTCGACAAGATGCGTCAGGCGGGCTGCGACATCGAGACGACCGACTCGACCGTCACCATCCGTCGCGGTCCGGGCCGCCTCAAGGCCGTCGACATCACCACCGAGGTCTATCCGGGCTTTGCCACCGATCTTCAGGCGCAGTTCATGGCACTGATGACGCTGGCCGAAGGCGAGTCGACCGTGCGCGAGACCATCTTCGAAAACCGCTTCATGCACGTGCCGGAACTGGGCCGTCTGGGGGCGAACATCTCGGTTCAGCACGGCGGCGAAGCGAAGGTCACCGGCGTCGAGGAACTGCGCGGGGCTCAGGTGATGGCCACCGATCTGCGCGCATCGGCCTGTCTGGTCATTGCCGGTCTGGCGGCGCGCGGCGAGACGATCATCAACCGTGTCTACCATCTCGATCGCGGCTTTGAGAACCTCGAAGGCAAGCTGTCGGCTTGCGGGGCCAGGATCCGCCGCCTCAAGGGCGACGATCCGATAGAGGAAGAGTAA
- a CDS encoding porin family protein — protein MKTMLMATAALAAAAFGASSASAQSLSQPEVYGSLGATATNNTESDSSLNSMNARLGAKLTPHFGVEGELAAGTNGDTTNTGRYKLTNKKAAYAVGFLPVSERVDLIGRVGVSDTKLKNYNNSPIAEDGTALDVGVGAQMKLNESYAIRGDYTRSAFKDDRGDADNVSVSVVRKF, from the coding sequence ATGAAGACCATGCTCATGGCTACCGCCGCTCTTGCCGCTGCCGCTTTCGGCGCGTCCTCGGCTTCCGCGCAGTCGCTGTCGCAGCCCGAAGTGTATGGCTCACTCGGTGCGACCGCTACGAACAATACGGAGTCCGACTCCAGCCTGAATTCGATGAACGCCCGTCTCGGCGCCAAGCTGACCCCGCATTTCGGCGTGGAAGGTGAACTGGCCGCGGGCACCAACGGCGACACGACGAATACCGGCCGTTACAAGCTGACCAACAAGAAGGCCGCCTATGCGGTGGGCTTTCTGCCGGTCTCGGAACGCGTGGACCTGATCGGTCGCGTGGGTGTGTCGGACACCAAGCTGAAGAACTACAACAACTCGCCGATCGCCGAAGACGGCACTGCCCTTGACGTGGGTGTCGGCGCGCAGATGAAGCTCAACGAATCCTACGCCATCCGCGGCGACTATACGCGCTCGGCCTTCAAGGACGACCGCGGTGACGCCGACAACGTGTCGGTCAGCGTTGTGCGCAAGTTCTAG
- a CDS encoding UPF0262 family protein, which produces MKLARIDIDPDSLASPSPEVEHERQVAMFDLIEKNSFQPEGGTATKYELRLAYEDGRLVFDVTGEGYARKFMLSFTPLKPIMKDYAMICESYYEALKNATVGQIESIDMGRRGIHNDGADVLTERLAGKIDIDHETARRLFTLIHALHLRG; this is translated from the coding sequence ATGAAACTGGCACGCATCGACATCGATCCCGACAGCCTGGCCTCGCCGTCTCCGGAGGTGGAGCACGAGCGGCAGGTCGCCATGTTCGACCTGATCGAAAAGAACAGTTTCCAGCCCGAAGGCGGCACAGCGACCAAGTACGAGTTGCGTCTGGCCTATGAGGACGGGCGGCTGGTCTTCGACGTGACGGGCGAAGGCTATGCCAGGAAGTTCATGCTGTCCTTCACGCCGCTCAAGCCGATCATGAAGGACTACGCCATGATCTGCGAAAGCTATTACGAGGCGCTGAAGAACGCCACGGTGGGGCAGATCGAGTCGATCGACATGGGGCGTCGCGGCATCCACAATGACGGCGCGGATGTGCTGACCGAGCGTCTGGCTGGCAAGATCGATATCGATCACGAAACCGCCCGCCGCCTGTTCACCCTGATCCATGCGCTTCATCTGCGCGGTTAA
- the infA gene encoding translation initiation factor IF-1, whose protein sequence is MAKEELLEFAGTVVELLPNATFRVTLEESGHEIIAHTAGKMRKNRIRVLAGDRIMVEMTPYDLTKGRITYRFK, encoded by the coding sequence ATGGCAAAAGAAGAACTGTTGGAGTTTGCGGGTACCGTTGTCGAGCTTCTGCCGAACGCGACGTTCCGCGTGACGCTGGAAGAGTCCGGCCATGAAATTATCGCGCACACGGCGGGCAAGATGCGCAAGAACCGCATCCGCGTGCTGGCGGGCGACCGTATCATGGTTGAGATGACGCCCTACGACCTGACCAAGGGCCGCATCACTTACCGGTTCAAGTAA
- a CDS encoding DUF2948 family protein, with translation MFGWFQKKAKPLRLLAQSEEDVVPLSAFLQDAALRGEDVRYDQRARALTLRFNRFCHEHRSRTPLRAPCALQIGSIIGLHSRGFDVHRPPQGMTILHLAVEPLDAPACHLYLRFAGKTAAELKIEVEAVDLLLMDLAAPHRARSTPSHPV, from the coding sequence ATGTTCGGGTGGTTTCAGAAAAAGGCGAAACCGCTCCGTCTTCTCGCTCAGAGCGAAGAAGACGTCGTACCGCTGAGCGCCTTCCTGCAGGACGCGGCCTTGCGCGGCGAAGACGTGCGTTACGACCAGCGCGCCCGCGCCCTGACCCTGCGTTTCAACCGCTTCTGTCACGAGCACCGCAGTCGCACGCCGCTGCGCGCCCCCTGCGCCTTGCAGATCGGGTCGATCATCGGCCTGCATTCGCGCGGTTTTGACGTGCATCGTCCGCCGCAGGGCATGACCATACTGCATCTGGCCGTCGAACCGCTCGACGCCCCGGCCTGCCACCTCTATCTGCGCTTTGCCGGCAAGACCGCCGCCGAATTGAAAATTGAGGTCGAGGCGGTGGATCTGCTGCTCATGGACCTCGCCGCGCCCCATCGCGCCCGCTCGACCCCCAGCCATCCGGTGTAA